A genome region from Deinococcus humi includes the following:
- a CDS encoding family 43 glycosylhydrolase, translating to MVDPVSPSRRSRAPAGAFAILLIALVGCQQELPTPDLAGTSIEAQKARDSRPGTYHNALTINAGPLGKVETCADPDIVRGQQPGDRHWYLYCTTDPLNAKDRDANGNFNFRLITMAKSTDLVNWTYVGDAFTQRPAWVRPDAGLWAPEVVYLNGKYHLYYTASDTVAGGSAIGVATSESPTGPWVDSGGPAVEPHPAPCCADSRRWTFDADVIQDSSGQNWIYYGSYFGGISVRQLSADGLRSDPATQKEVASANRYEGSNIFVKDGWYYLFVSATDCCRGPLAGYSVFVGRSLTPEGPFLDRDGVDLNATYVGGTPVLTMNGNRWVGLGHNAVFTDAAGQDWTVYHAIDRRDPYLAEPGGLNKRPALLDPVDWEGGWPTVRGGLGASDEVMPAPASQPGQRSTYRVAKEKVAEPSKLLTAYSDEFNGTVLDKAWTWVRPPAPAAASLEGGALRFDTQAADLFEDSNNASVLTRPVPQGDYLVEVKLSINLPDSGCCFNFSQAGLVMYGDDDNFVKLTQASIWETRQIEFGKEQAPVPPGFPRYGNTVLSAAAPNAIWLRIAKTTDNGEELYTASTSRDGTTWTRGSTWTHQLGSNPRVGLVSMGGAGFTARFDYVRVYNVKQKFPK from the coding sequence ATGGTTGACCCCGTCTCCCCGTCTCGTCGATCACGGGCGCCCGCAGGCGCGTTCGCGATCCTGCTCATTGCCCTGGTGGGCTGCCAACAGGAGTTGCCCACCCCAGACCTCGCGGGCACGTCAATAGAAGCTCAAAAGGCCCGTGATTCCCGTCCGGGCACGTACCATAACGCTCTGACGATCAATGCCGGGCCGCTCGGCAAGGTGGAAACCTGTGCTGACCCTGATATCGTGCGCGGTCAACAACCGGGTGACCGTCATTGGTACCTGTACTGCACGACCGATCCTCTGAACGCCAAGGATCGCGACGCGAATGGCAACTTCAACTTCCGCCTCATCACGATGGCGAAGTCTACGGACCTCGTCAATTGGACGTATGTCGGCGACGCCTTCACGCAGCGCCCGGCATGGGTCCGTCCGGACGCGGGCCTGTGGGCACCGGAAGTTGTGTACCTCAACGGGAAGTACCACCTGTACTACACGGCAAGCGACACCGTGGCGGGCGGCAGCGCGATCGGCGTAGCCACAAGCGAGTCGCCGACCGGGCCGTGGGTGGACAGCGGCGGCCCTGCTGTAGAGCCGCACCCTGCGCCATGTTGCGCAGACAGTCGCCGCTGGACTTTTGACGCGGACGTCATTCAAGACTCCTCCGGGCAAAACTGGATCTATTACGGCTCCTACTTCGGCGGTATCTCTGTGCGCCAACTGTCTGCGGACGGTCTCCGCTCCGACCCGGCCACCCAGAAAGAAGTCGCCTCTGCCAACCGCTACGAGGGCAGCAACATCTTCGTGAAAGATGGTTGGTACTACCTGTTCGTGTCCGCCACGGACTGCTGCCGTGGCCCGCTGGCAGGCTACAGCGTGTTTGTGGGCCGCTCGCTGACGCCCGAGGGACCATTTCTCGATCGCGACGGCGTGGACTTGAACGCCACGTATGTAGGCGGAACGCCCGTGCTGACCATGAACGGCAACCGCTGGGTCGGACTTGGGCACAACGCGGTCTTCACGGATGCGGCGGGGCAAGACTGGACGGTGTATCACGCCATTGACCGCCGTGACCCGTACCTCGCCGAGCCCGGCGGTCTGAACAAGCGGCCCGCGCTGCTTGACCCGGTTGATTGGGAGGGCGGCTGGCCTACCGTGCGCGGCGGTCTGGGCGCGTCCGACGAAGTCATGCCTGCCCCGGCATCACAACCGGGCCAACGCAGCACCTACCGCGTGGCAAAAGAGAAAGTGGCTGAACCTAGCAAGCTGCTCACTGCCTACAGCGACGAGTTCAACGGCACGGTTCTGGACAAGGCCTGGACGTGGGTGCGTCCGCCGGCGCCTGCTGCCGCAAGCCTCGAAGGCGGTGCGCTGCGCTTCGACACGCAGGCGGCTGACCTGTTCGAGGACAGCAATAATGCCTCCGTACTTACCCGTCCTGTCCCGCAAGGAGACTACCTCGTTGAAGTCAAGCTCAGCATCAACCTTCCGGATTCGGGCTGCTGCTTTAACTTCAGCCAGGCAGGCCTGGTTATGTACGGTGACGACGACAACTTCGTAAAACTCACGCAGGCGAGCATCTGGGAAACGCGTCAGATTGAGTTTGGCAAGGAGCAAGCCCCAGTGCCCCCGGGCTTCCCAAGGTACGGCAACACAGTTCTCAGCGCTGCCGCGCCCAACGCGATCTGGTTGCGCATTGCGAAGACGACCGACAACGGCGAAGAACTTTACACGGCCTCCACCAGCCGCGACGGCACGACGTGGACGCGCGGTAGTACCTGGACGCACCAGCTCGGCAGCAATCCCCGCGTCGGCCTTGTGTCGATGGGCGGCGCCGGCTTTACCGCGCGCTTCGACTACGTGCGCGTGTACAACGTCAAGCAGAAGTTCCCGAAGTAG
- a CDS encoding TetR/AcrR family transcriptional regulator: MTAPPRTAGRPRNAEHSALARQAALDLLREHGYASINMEAVAERTGIAKQTLYRRWKHKRALILDAFAEQADHLPPLPTTADPEEELRAFTRATCRALTGQCGATNRALMAEALQSPEFLVELRERHLVKRRRQLRRILERQQPELGDQQLETLVDLILGPMWYRLLVQNAPLDDDFADLLARTSLEAAAASG; this comes from the coding sequence ATGACCGCGCCGCCCCGCACCGCTGGACGCCCACGCAACGCCGAGCATTCTGCCCTGGCCCGGCAGGCGGCCCTTGACCTGCTCAGGGAACACGGCTATGCCTCCATCAACATGGAAGCGGTCGCCGAGCGCACTGGCATTGCCAAGCAAACGCTGTACCGGCGCTGGAAACACAAGCGCGCCCTGATCCTGGATGCCTTCGCCGAACAGGCCGATCACCTGCCCCCACTGCCCACCACCGCAGATCCTGAGGAAGAACTTCGCGCCTTTACCCGCGCCACCTGCCGCGCCCTCACCGGCCAGTGCGGCGCCACCAACCGTGCGTTGATGGCCGAGGCCCTTCAGTCGCCGGAATTTCTGGTCGAACTGCGCGAGCGCCACCTGGTCAAACGCCGCCGCCAGCTGCGCCGCATTCTGGAACGTCAACAGCCTGAACTCGGCGACCAGCAGCTGGAGACGCTAGTCGATCTGATTCTCGGTCCGATGTGGTATCGGCTGCTGGTCCAGAATGCTCCCCTCGACGACGACTTTGCCGACCTGCTGGCGCGAACGTCTCTGGAGGCCGCGGCCGCGTCTGGATGA
- a CDS encoding MFS transporter, which translates to MQRSVTKSPDDRQQRPLLALAFAFFSVGLASLSVVGLGRAISAELHIMASQTALLVAAFAVIYALAALLVQSVFGHWSRRRLLITGLGILSVGLLLSAGAGSFALLMVARAVTAVGGAMVGPVASATGSLLVRPERQGQALATVFGGFTVASVLGAPLASVLAPTIGWRGVFLALAGVGLLGALLITRHLPPVVSGQRVTLNTYRQGLSIRGVRSTLLVTLLQMAALFSVYAVAGSYLGGRFGSSAGWISVTLLGFGLGGIVGNALSSRAVTRFGSHNTLLFTLLASAALVASLLIAPTVPWLGLAVFFLWSACANMFQAPQQARLINLHPAERGLMLALNASILYLGISVGSWLGSGLLPHLGVHHLVWPALLLLLLAAVIGHHGSRSASPATPALQ; encoded by the coding sequence ATGCAACGATCAGTCACAAAATCACCGGACGACCGCCAGCAGCGGCCGCTGCTCGCCCTGGCCTTCGCATTTTTCAGCGTGGGTCTGGCCTCGCTGTCCGTGGTGGGTTTGGGCCGCGCGATCAGCGCCGAACTCCACATCATGGCCAGTCAGACGGCACTGCTGGTCGCCGCCTTTGCCGTGATCTACGCCCTGGCGGCGTTGCTGGTCCAGAGTGTGTTCGGCCACTGGTCGCGGCGCCGCCTGCTCATCACCGGACTGGGGATTTTGAGTGTTGGCCTGTTGCTGAGTGCTGGAGCGGGAAGCTTCGCGCTGCTGATGGTGGCCCGGGCCGTCACGGCGGTGGGAGGCGCGATGGTCGGTCCAGTCGCCTCCGCCACCGGCAGCTTGCTGGTGCGGCCTGAGCGTCAAGGTCAGGCGCTGGCGACAGTGTTCGGTGGCTTCACGGTGGCCTCGGTGCTGGGAGCGCCGCTCGCGTCCGTTCTGGCACCCACCATCGGCTGGCGTGGGGTCTTTCTGGCGCTCGCCGGGGTCGGGCTGCTGGGCGCGCTGCTGATCACGCGCCATCTGCCGCCAGTGGTCTCGGGTCAGCGGGTCACCCTCAACACCTACCGCCAGGGGCTGAGCATCCGGGGGGTCCGCTCAACCCTGCTGGTCACCCTGCTGCAGATGGCAGCGCTCTTCAGCGTCTACGCCGTCGCGGGTAGTTACCTGGGCGGCCGCTTTGGCAGCTCGGCAGGGTGGATCTCAGTTACACTGCTGGGTTTCGGCCTCGGCGGGATCGTCGGCAATGCGCTTTCAAGCCGGGCGGTCACCCGGTTCGGCAGCCACAACACGCTGCTGTTCACCTTGCTCGCCTCCGCCGCGCTGGTAGCAAGTCTGCTGATCGCGCCGACCGTCCCCTGGCTGGGCCTGGCGGTGTTCTTCCTGTGGTCGGCCTGCGCGAACATGTTCCAGGCTCCGCAGCAAGCTCGCCTGATCAACCTGCATCCCGCAGAGCGCGGTCTGATGCTGGCCCTCAACGCCAGCATCCTGTATCTGGGAATCAGCGTGGGGTCGTGGCTGGGCAGCGGGCTGCTGCCGCACCTGGGGGTTCACCACCTGGTCTGGCCCGCGCTGCTGCTCCTGCTACTCGCCGCCGTGATCGGCCATCATGGCAGTCGATCCGCCAGCCCGGCCACGCCTGCGTTGCAGTGA
- a CDS encoding response regulator has protein sequence MIEELRRVLLVEDDPDIQAVALIALEDIGGLQVQACDSGSEALERFAAFNPDLVLLDVMMPGMSGPETLAALRALPGGYRVPVVFMTAKVQKGEVQKYLELGAAGVIPKPFEPMTLADDLRGLVQIHHSEREAEDERVFRAEVAKLSASFLQEFPALMTGLWATWAAVQRGEGDATELSRQGHRLVGTAGTLGHAGVAQIAAALERDRALTGEEPLDGEARRRVEGLLVQLAAQGGLSG, from the coding sequence ATGATTGAAGAACTACGACGCGTCTTGCTGGTTGAGGATGACCCGGATATCCAGGCCGTCGCGCTGATCGCGCTGGAGGATATCGGCGGCCTGCAGGTGCAGGCCTGTGACAGCGGTTCGGAGGCGCTGGAACGGTTCGCGGCCTTCAACCCGGACCTCGTGCTGCTAGACGTGATGATGCCGGGTATGTCCGGCCCCGAGACACTCGCGGCGCTGCGTGCCCTGCCCGGCGGGTACAGGGTGCCGGTGGTGTTCATGACCGCCAAAGTGCAGAAGGGAGAGGTCCAGAAGTACCTGGAACTGGGCGCGGCTGGCGTGATTCCCAAACCCTTCGAGCCGATGACCCTCGCCGATGACTTGCGAGGCCTGGTGCAGATCCACCACTCAGAACGGGAAGCGGAAGATGAGCGGGTCTTCCGGGCGGAAGTGGCGAAGCTCAGCGCCAGCTTCTTACAGGAGTTCCCCGCGCTCATGACAGGGTTGTGGGCCACCTGGGCAGCCGTGCAGCGCGGTGAGGGAGACGCGACTGAGCTGTCCCGGCAGGGTCACCGCCTGGTCGGCACCGCCGGCACGCTGGGGCACGCAGGCGTGGCGCAGATCGCTGCGGCGCTGGAGCGCGACCGCGCCCTGACTGGTGAAGAACCGCTGGACGGCGAGGCCAGGCGGCGGGTGGAGGGACTGCTCGTTCAGCTCGCTGCCCAGGGTGGGTTGAGCGGCTGA
- a CDS encoding ATP-binding protein, which produces MVGHRIPDVLPPHVAGLLMEGVGSSLRTGKPQSTEFTMDMSAATPATPAALDFEARMVPISGQEVLVIARDITELKRVERLKNEFVSTVSHELRTPLTSIRGALSLIASGALGELQPRGTKLVQIGLNNSERLVRLINDLLDMEKIESGQLEFQMRPLEIPALVQRAAEDNRAYAQEFGVVLEARVSPASVVVSGDEDRLLQVLTNLISNAVKFSPRDSAVTISTDVTDDRVQVAVRDCGPGIPLEFRHRIFGRFAQADSSLTREKGGTGLGLSISKAIVERHMGRLSFEDHPGGGTVFTVELPLAEPVREPIPANGSRPLNGHVLVCDDDRDIASLLQMILRQAGFGSDVAHTAGEAEDRLARQPYDALVLDLLLPDRDGVRLIQQLRLKPETAGLPVIVVSAVADDRRGQINGDAVSVVAWINKPLDTGRLLAAVGVVTQYKMDRLPRILHVEDDADLRQVVQEVLRNAASVEAAQNLKLAREALRGEAFDLVLLDPGLPDGNGLDLLPELREAYPSLPILVFSAGELDRMSAEQVTVALVKSRTSNEQLVETIRALIRPLSTGASHD; this is translated from the coding sequence ATGGTCGGTCACCGCATCCCGGACGTCCTGCCGCCCCACGTGGCGGGTCTGTTGATGGAAGGGGTGGGCAGCAGCCTGCGCACGGGGAAGCCGCAGTCCACCGAGTTCACGATGGACATGTCCGCCGCGACACCCGCCACCCCGGCTGCGCTCGACTTCGAGGCCCGCATGGTTCCCATCTCTGGTCAGGAGGTTCTGGTCATCGCGCGGGACATCACCGAACTCAAACGCGTCGAGCGCCTGAAAAACGAGTTCGTCTCTACTGTCAGCCATGAGCTGCGCACCCCCCTGACGTCTATCCGGGGCGCATTGAGCCTGATTGCGAGCGGCGCGCTAGGAGAATTGCAGCCGCGCGGCACGAAACTGGTGCAGATCGGACTGAACAACAGCGAGCGACTGGTGCGGCTGATCAACGACCTGTTGGATATGGAGAAGATTGAATCTGGCCAACTGGAGTTCCAGATGCGGCCGTTGGAGATTCCCGCCCTGGTCCAGCGGGCCGCCGAGGACAACCGCGCCTACGCCCAGGAGTTCGGCGTGGTGCTGGAGGCCCGCGTTTCACCAGCGTCTGTCGTGGTGTCCGGGGACGAGGACCGGTTGCTGCAGGTTCTGACCAACCTGATCTCCAACGCCGTGAAGTTCTCCCCCAGGGACAGCGCCGTGACCATCTCGACCGATGTGACCGACGACCGGGTGCAGGTGGCCGTGCGCGACTGCGGTCCCGGCATTCCGCTGGAGTTCCGCCACCGCATCTTCGGGCGCTTCGCACAGGCCGATTCTTCTCTCACCCGCGAGAAGGGGGGGACGGGCCTGGGGCTCAGCATCAGCAAGGCCATTGTGGAGCGGCACATGGGCCGCCTGTCCTTCGAGGACCATCCGGGGGGTGGCACAGTCTTCACCGTCGAGCTGCCACTGGCCGAGCCCGTGCGGGAGCCAATCCCCGCCAACGGCTCGCGCCCTCTGAATGGCCACGTCCTGGTGTGCGACGACGACCGCGACATCGCGTCTTTGCTGCAAATGATCCTCCGTCAGGCGGGCTTCGGCTCGGATGTTGCGCATACTGCAGGGGAGGCCGAGGACAGGCTGGCCAGGCAGCCGTACGACGCGCTGGTGCTGGACCTGCTACTGCCCGACCGGGACGGGGTGAGATTGATCCAGCAGCTGCGGCTCAAGCCAGAGACAGCCGGCCTGCCTGTGATCGTGGTGTCTGCCGTTGCCGACGATCGTCGGGGCCAGATCAACGGGGATGCCGTTTCAGTCGTAGCCTGGATCAACAAACCGCTGGATACGGGCCGGCTGCTGGCCGCAGTGGGGGTGGTCACGCAGTACAAGATGGACCGTCTTCCCCGTATTCTGCACGTCGAGGATGACGCCGACCTGCGTCAGGTGGTGCAGGAGGTCTTACGCAACGCGGCGAGCGTCGAAGCTGCGCAGAACCTCAAGCTGGCGCGGGAGGCCCTCCGCGGCGAGGCATTCGACCTGGTGCTGCTCGATCCTGGCCTGCCGGACGGCAACGGTCTGGACCTGCTGCCCGAGTTGCGGGAGGCTTACCCGTCGTTGCCGATTCTGGTGTTCTCGGCGGGGGAGCTCGACCGGATGAGCGCCGAACAGGTGACGGTGGCGCTAGTGAAGTCCCGCACTTCAAACGAGCAGTTGGTGGAAACCATCCGCGCCCTGATTCGCCCATTGAGCACTGGAGCCTCCCATGATTGA
- a CDS encoding HAMP domain-containing protein: MLGVLLAVLVLYLVSARTASSVARLLRNLSGTTAGIAHGEIEEPLPPHAITEVAVLAANLDTMARALISRERERDASLADLSDSEARHRALIAGVPDILLTVNAGGEIRSFKPPVEAGNQA, translated from the coding sequence GTGCTGGGGGTTCTGCTGGCCGTGCTGGTGCTGTATCTGGTGTCGGCGCGAACCGCATCGAGCGTTGCCCGGCTGCTGCGCAACCTTTCCGGAACCACTGCCGGCATCGCTCACGGCGAGATCGAAGAGCCGCTGCCCCCGCACGCGATCACGGAGGTCGCGGTCCTCGCCGCCAACCTCGACACGATGGCCCGTGCCCTGATAAGCCGCGAACGCGAACGGGACGCTTCGTTGGCGGACCTGAGCGACAGCGAGGCACGGCACCGGGCCCTGATCGCCGGCGTGCCGGACATCCTGCTCACCGTGAATGCCGGGGGCGAGATCCGGTCTTTCAAGCCGCCAGTCGAGGCCGGGAACCAGGCGTGA
- a CDS encoding CHASE3 domain-containing protein gives MLQADDPPSRLPEVLGTSRGLLLRRRPLRAFLLRPLWLPLLLLLLVTFTVAWSVIRNAQFADLVQQSQENLTLAENVLTDVIDLETGQRGFVITLDPQFLEPYTRAQARLPQHLLDLRRALRTGPGVGRERQVQRVDRVEQLIKEWERSGGGLALRLARTDYPAAVQHVKSG, from the coding sequence ATGTTGCAAGCCGATGATCCCCCTTCGCGTCTTCCCGAGGTTCTGGGGACATCGCGCGGACTGTTGCTCCGACGCCGGCCGCTGCGGGCCTTCCTTTTGCGCCCGCTGTGGTTGCCCCTGCTGCTGCTGCTGCTGGTCACGTTTACCGTGGCGTGGTCGGTCATCCGCAATGCCCAGTTCGCCGACCTCGTCCAGCAGTCGCAGGAAAACCTGACGCTCGCGGAGAACGTCCTGACCGACGTCATCGACCTGGAAACCGGTCAGCGCGGGTTTGTCATCACGCTCGACCCGCAGTTCCTGGAACCGTACACGAGGGCGCAGGCCCGGCTCCCCCAACATCTGCTGGACCTCAGGCGTGCGCTGCGGACGGGACCGGGTGTGGGCAGGGAAAGGCAGGTCCAGCGCGTCGACCGCGTCGAGCAGCTCATCAAAGAATGGGAGCGAAGCGGTGGTGGCCTGGCGTTGCGGCTGGCCCGCACGGACTATCCCGCCGCTGTGCAGCATGTGAAAAGCGGGTAG
- a CDS encoding response regulator transcription factor — protein sequence MTLSPHSSTVTVLLVEDDVVIRTLQRFVLTRAGLSVVECADLSDAETYLRAHTPDVIVLDLNLPGGHGLNLLPEIDRHRTAVLVMTSMGQQHTQNTSGDLGDDFMTKPFDPKTFVLRIQKLARRWQV from the coding sequence ATGACGCTTTCCCCCCACAGCTCAACCGTGACCGTCTTGCTGGTAGAGGACGACGTCGTGATCCGCACCCTGCAGCGCTTCGTGCTGACCCGGGCGGGCCTGAGCGTGGTGGAGTGCGCCGATCTCTCGGACGCGGAAACCTATCTGCGTGCCCACACACCAGACGTGATCGTGCTGGATCTCAACCTTCCTGGCGGTCACGGCCTCAACCTACTGCCCGAGATCGACCGCCACCGCACGGCGGTGCTGGTGATGACCTCCATGGGTCAGCAGCACACCCAGAACACCAGTGGGGACCTCGGCGACGACTTCATGACCAAGCCATTTGACCCGAAAACCTTCGTCCTGCGCATTCAGAAGCTGGCGCGGCGGTGGCAGGTATGA
- a CDS encoding HEAT repeat domain-containing protein encodes MKGHRLLLGFGILSLGISLALTLLILATGVTLLTDHLHLGARSIWPVLIFTCVIGGLSCVILSTLQFVQLGALRDAELSAAVKEARWSEALLAWAYADGPLPGRLDDAGVQTLLKLRDSLSGEVADRLQGLYSDQGWLSRDMRVLAGRSASVVARAEAIERLALLREPLALDALQRELRHWHPEIRALALLALSRSVGRLELQRTERTSRVLALHSAIARGEFSVGQVQEALTLLGGAGRVLVQELLLGAPDILRAATLDVLARQRTGMLEREVLTLLSSANAELRAGALRVLVSSTQVPAESAQTVMDLTEDPTAFVRLQATKAAAYLDPVPAGRLWALLGDPHWWVRRAAAQSLLCVPDGERLLSDAAVSHADRYARDIARTALQEYSERQPKVALNLQPVCSPVAYAPAGR; translated from the coding sequence ATGAAAGGCCACCGGCTACTGCTGGGGTTCGGGATTCTCAGCCTGGGGATCAGCCTCGCGCTGACCCTGCTGATCCTGGCCACGGGCGTGACCCTGCTTACCGACCATCTGCATCTAGGGGCCCGGAGCATCTGGCCGGTGCTGATCTTCACCTGCGTGATCGGCGGGCTGAGCTGCGTGATCCTGAGCACGCTGCAATTCGTTCAGCTGGGTGCGCTGCGGGACGCCGAGCTGAGCGCCGCTGTGAAAGAAGCCCGGTGGAGCGAGGCCCTGCTCGCCTGGGCGTACGCGGACGGCCCGCTGCCTGGGCGCCTGGATGACGCCGGCGTTCAGACTCTGCTCAAGCTACGCGATAGCCTGAGCGGCGAGGTCGCTGACCGCCTTCAGGGCCTGTACAGTGACCAGGGCTGGCTGTCGCGCGATATGCGCGTCCTGGCCGGCCGCTCGGCGTCGGTGGTGGCCCGTGCGGAGGCCATCGAACGCCTGGCCCTGCTGCGCGAACCGCTCGCCCTGGACGCTCTGCAGCGGGAGCTACGCCACTGGCACCCCGAGATCCGTGCGCTCGCCCTGCTGGCGTTGTCACGCAGCGTCGGGCGCCTCGAGCTGCAGCGCACCGAACGCACCTCGCGCGTGCTGGCGCTGCACAGCGCCATCGCCAGAGGCGAGTTCAGCGTCGGACAGGTGCAAGAAGCCCTGACGCTGCTGGGCGGGGCGGGGCGAGTTCTGGTGCAAGAGTTGTTGCTGGGTGCACCCGATATCCTGCGCGCCGCCACGCTCGACGTGCTGGCCCGGCAACGCACCGGAATGCTGGAGCGTGAAGTGCTGACGCTGCTCTCGAGCGCCAACGCGGAACTCCGTGCCGGTGCCCTGCGGGTGCTCGTCAGCAGCACGCAGGTTCCGGCTGAAAGCGCCCAGACGGTCATGGACCTGACCGAGGATCCCACGGCATTCGTTCGTCTTCAGGCCACCAAGGCTGCCGCGTACCTTGACCCGGTGCCTGCAGGACGCCTGTGGGCCCTGCTGGGCGACCCGCACTGGTGGGTGCGGCGGGCCGCTGCTCAGTCCCTGCTCTGTGTTCCTGATGGAGAGCGTCTGCTCAGCGACGCGGCGGTCAGCCACGCCGACCGCTACGCACGTGACATCGCCCGCACCGCACTGCAGGAATATAGCGAGCGTCAGCCGAAGGTCGCCCTGAACCTCCAGCCGGTTTGTTCCCCGGTGGCGTACGCCCCGGCGGGCAGATGA
- a CDS encoding glycosyltransferase family 2 protein yields MTSSVLDAIELLILLYFTALNSFYAVAVYVATRELGRHVRRRQSVGLSELLNREFYKPVSILVPAYGEEETIEASVNSFLALHYPEFEVIVVNDGSKDGTLQALIDAYDLVPTERHPSRVLHTRPVRGVYRSRRIPRLTVVDKENGGKADALNVGLTYATFPLFCAVDADSLLDAEALLRLARRFIENDRLVAAGGSVRIMNGGVMKDGRVTELRLPATWIERVQVVEYARAFLAGRTTFSALGLLLVISGAFGLFKRSDVMDVGGFLEGTVGEDMELVLRLHRHMREQRRPYDIEFDVDPVCWTQCPDSTKVLGAQRDRWQRGLWEGLWAHRKMWFNPRYGRIGMVALPYYLLFEALAPVIEVLGYAFMIVLALTGRLDGTFVALFLLLALLYGTVVSVAALSIELFMRVHFRRPGDRVMLLLTALGENFGFRQWHAWVRFRATLKLGQKKGQWGTMTRTRIQAK; encoded by the coding sequence ATGACCAGTTCAGTCCTCGACGCCATTGAATTGCTGATCCTGCTGTATTTCACGGCGCTGAACAGCTTCTACGCGGTGGCGGTCTACGTGGCCACCCGCGAACTGGGGCGTCACGTCCGCCGGCGCCAGAGCGTCGGGTTGAGCGAACTCCTCAACCGCGAGTTCTACAAGCCGGTGAGCATCCTGGTGCCTGCTTACGGGGAGGAGGAAACCATCGAGGCATCGGTCAACTCCTTCCTGGCGCTGCACTACCCGGAGTTCGAGGTGATTGTCGTCAACGACGGCAGCAAGGACGGTACCCTGCAGGCCTTGATTGACGCGTACGACCTGGTACCCACCGAACGCCACCCCAGCCGCGTGCTGCACACCAGACCTGTTCGCGGTGTCTACCGCTCGCGGCGCATTCCCAGGCTCACGGTGGTGGACAAGGAAAACGGCGGCAAGGCCGACGCGCTGAATGTCGGGCTGACCTACGCGACGTTTCCGCTGTTCTGCGCGGTGGACGCCGACAGTCTGCTGGACGCCGAAGCGCTGCTGCGGCTCGCCCGACGGTTTATCGAGAACGACAGGCTGGTGGCCGCCGGCGGAAGCGTCCGGATCATGAACGGCGGGGTGATGAAAGACGGACGCGTCACAGAACTGCGCCTGCCCGCCACCTGGATTGAGCGCGTACAGGTCGTTGAATACGCCCGTGCCTTTCTGGCTGGACGAACCACCTTCAGCGCGCTGGGCCTGCTCCTGGTAATCAGCGGGGCGTTCGGGCTGTTCAAGCGGAGCGACGTGATGGACGTGGGTGGCTTCCTGGAGGGCACCGTTGGCGAAGACATGGAACTGGTCTTGCGGCTTCACCGACACATGCGTGAGCAAAGAAGGCCGTATGACATCGAGTTCGATGTGGACCCGGTGTGCTGGACGCAATGCCCGGACAGCACCAAAGTTCTGGGAGCGCAGCGTGACCGCTGGCAGCGTGGGCTGTGGGAAGGCCTGTGGGCCCACCGAAAGATGTGGTTCAATCCCCGCTACGGAAGAATCGGCATGGTGGCGCTGCCGTACTACCTGCTGTTTGAGGCCCTGGCCCCCGTCATTGAAGTGCTCGGATACGCCTTCATGATCGTCCTGGCCCTGACGGGCCGCCTGGACGGCACCTTCGTTGCCCTGTTCCTGCTGCTGGCCCTGCTGTACGGCACGGTGGTCAGCGTGGCGGCACTCAGCATCGAACTGTTCATGCGCGTGCATTTCCGTCGTCCAGGCGACCGGGTCATGCTGCTGCTCACGGCGCTCGGCGAGAACTTCGGCTTCCGCCAGTGGCACGCCTGGGTGCGTTTCCGGGCGACACTGAAACTGGGTCAGAAAAAGGGTCAGTGGGGCACCATGACCCGCACACGGATTCAGGCGAAATAA
- a CDS encoding TetR/AcrR family transcriptional regulator, translating into MTQTRTPRPKRQDAQRNRETILAVAVDTFSQAGLDASLEAIARQAGVGIGTLYRHFPTREALAVAAYRHEVEQLCEKAAELASALPPDQALREWMGRFVGYVAAKRGMAPILRTVLSSDDEYFTDLRAQIHGALDSLLRHAIQAGVIRPDAKVSDVMQAMSGVWLVSAEREWRDQAERLLDLLMDGLRYGANGETSTSGARPV; encoded by the coding sequence ATGACCCAGACCCGCACTCCCCGCCCCAAACGCCAGGACGCCCAACGCAACCGCGAGACTATTCTGGCCGTTGCCGTCGATACCTTTTCCCAAGCTGGCTTGGACGCCTCGCTCGAAGCTATCGCCCGGCAGGCTGGGGTTGGCATCGGCACGCTTTACCGTCACTTTCCCACCCGTGAAGCCCTGGCGGTTGCCGCCTACCGACACGAAGTGGAACAGCTCTGCGAGAAAGCAGCGGAACTGGCCAGCGCCCTTCCACCGGATCAGGCCCTGCGGGAGTGGATGGGCCGCTTTGTCGGGTACGTTGCGGCCAAACGCGGCATGGCCCCCATCCTCCGCACCGTGTTGTCCTCAGACGACGAGTACTTCACGGATCTCCGCGCACAGATCCACGGCGCGCTGGATTCCCTGCTGCGTCATGCGATCCAGGCCGGAGTGATTCGGCCAGACGCCAAGGTGTCAGACGTGATGCAGGCGATGAGCGGTGTCTGGCTGGTGAGCGCTGAACGCGAATGGCGGGACCAGGCGGAGCGGCTGCTTGACCTGTTGATGGATGGCCTGCGTTACGGGGCTAATGGCGAGACATCGACATCTGGCGCCAGGCCGGTGTGA